One genomic segment of Nonomuraea coxensis DSM 45129 includes these proteins:
- a CDS encoding S41 family peptidase translates to MTLVRTAAAVLALFAAAACTAPAPPRGEASTADATVCAAPRGAPGAETAATIDVIEQAYFCVLGNYYSGATLDARSLLSAGFAALTQELNRNGRDVPEAGMPALTGDRRADWAAFEAAYRRTTGQVPDLRDKLASVTLEAVVAALGDNHARWTHGVGRPPGFYDGDGYGLGLLANVNGPQVDGNPGAALPPLFVTAVQGGAARAAGLRPGDVIESVNGSAPFIDGKATAAIAALYPAYPEARPVRLRLLRQSTGRRWSVTLRPGLHERDPATLRVVTSKLLDDDIAYVRLRGFAPDSADRVLRAIARLRAGRALSGVVLDLRGNGGGSPAEATRLVSAFGHGRVTAYQCTVDAVCAAMRTDDTVELLGLPLVALTDRGCASACEHFSSAVKDLRLGVLVGTRTAGVISGPAQPYLLANNTLLSFPSKHHLGPDREVIDRVGVPPDHHVPLTPRDAAAGRDPALDKALTLLHE, encoded by the coding sequence ATGACCCTCGTGAGGACCGCGGCCGCCGTACTCGCCCTCTTCGCGGCGGCGGCCTGCACGGCCCCGGCGCCGCCGCGCGGGGAGGCGAGCACGGCGGATGCCACGGTCTGCGCGGCGCCCCGGGGCGCTCCCGGCGCGGAGACGGCGGCCACGATCGACGTGATCGAGCAGGCCTACTTCTGCGTCCTCGGCAACTACTACAGCGGCGCCACGCTGGACGCCCGCTCGCTGCTGAGCGCGGGATTCGCCGCGCTGACCCAGGAGCTCAACCGCAACGGCCGCGACGTGCCCGAGGCGGGCATGCCGGCGCTGACCGGCGACCGCAGGGCCGACTGGGCCGCCTTCGAGGCCGCCTACCGCAGGACCACCGGCCAGGTGCCCGACCTGCGCGACAAGCTGGCCTCCGTCACCCTCGAAGCCGTCGTGGCCGCGCTCGGCGACAACCACGCCCGCTGGACGCACGGCGTCGGCCGCCCGCCCGGCTTCTACGACGGCGACGGCTACGGCCTGGGCCTTCTGGCGAACGTCAACGGCCCGCAGGTGGACGGCAACCCCGGCGCCGCACTCCCGCCGCTGTTCGTCACCGCCGTGCAGGGCGGCGCGGCGCGGGCGGCCGGGCTGCGGCCCGGCGACGTCATCGAGTCGGTCAACGGATCGGCGCCCTTCATCGACGGGAAGGCCACCGCCGCGATCGCCGCCCTCTACCCGGCCTACCCGGAGGCGCGCCCGGTCCGGTTGCGGCTCCTGCGGCAGAGCACCGGCCGCCGCTGGAGCGTGACGCTCAGGCCCGGACTCCACGAACGGGATCCGGCCACGCTGCGGGTGGTGACCTCGAAGCTGCTGGACGACGACATCGCCTACGTGCGGCTGCGCGGGTTCGCGCCCGACTCCGCGGACCGGGTGCTCAGGGCGATCGCCAGGCTGCGCGCCGGCCGGGCCCTGTCCGGCGTCGTGCTGGACCTGCGCGGCAACGGCGGCGGCAGCCCGGCGGAGGCGACGCGGCTGGTGAGCGCGTTCGGCCACGGCAGGGTCACCGCCTACCAGTGCACCGTGGACGCCGTTTGCGCGGCCATGCGGACCGACGACACCGTCGAGCTGCTCGGCCTGCCGCTGGTGGCGCTCACCGACCGCGGCTGCGCCTCGGCGTGCGAGCACTTCAGCTCCGCGGTCAAGGACCTGCGCCTCGGGGTGCTGGTCGGCACCAGGACCGCCGGCGTGATCTCGGGGCCGGCGCAGCCGTACCTGCTGGCGAACAACACCCTCCTCAGCTTCCCCTCGAAGCACCACCTGGGGCCGGACCGCGAGGTGATCGACCGGGTCGGCGTGCCGCCCGACCACCACGTGCCCCTGACCCCGCGGGACGCGGCCGCCGGCCGCGACCCCGCCCTGGACAAAGCGCTGACCTTGCTGCACGAGTGA
- a CDS encoding ABC transporter ATP-binding protein, which produces MRECTVGIPAGHVVGLVGPNGAGKTTLLKLASGQLEPTEGAITVLGGRPAAGPAQLARVGFVAQDTPVYAGLSVADHLRLGERLNPRWDAALARDRIARLGLDPAHRAGRLSGGQRAQLALTLGLAKRPELLILDEPVASLDPLARREFLQGLMEATVEHEFSVVLSSHLVSDLERVCDFLIVLVDSRVQVAGEVERLLATHHRLTGPRREPDRLPGDQHVVSARHTARQSTYVVRTDGPIHDPAWTVTPLALEDLVLAYMDKRTEDRRVALEVRR; this is translated from the coding sequence CTGCGCGAGTGCACCGTCGGCATCCCCGCCGGCCACGTCGTGGGGCTGGTCGGTCCCAACGGCGCCGGCAAGACGACGCTGCTGAAGCTGGCCAGCGGCCAGCTGGAGCCGACGGAGGGCGCCATCACCGTGCTGGGCGGCCGTCCCGCGGCCGGCCCCGCGCAGCTCGCCAGGGTCGGGTTCGTCGCCCAGGACACCCCCGTCTACGCCGGGCTGAGCGTCGCCGACCACCTGCGATTAGGCGAACGGCTCAACCCCCGCTGGGACGCCGCCCTGGCGCGTGACCGGATCGCGCGGCTCGGCCTCGACCCCGCCCACCGGGCGGGCAGGCTGTCGGGCGGCCAGCGGGCCCAGCTCGCCCTCACCCTGGGCCTCGCCAAGCGGCCCGAGCTGCTGATCCTCGACGAACCGGTCGCCTCGCTCGACCCGCTGGCCCGCCGCGAGTTCCTGCAGGGACTGATGGAGGCCACGGTCGAGCACGAGTTCAGCGTCGTGCTCTCCTCCCACCTGGTCTCCGACCTGGAACGGGTGTGCGACTTCCTCATCGTGCTCGTCGACTCCCGCGTCCAGGTCGCCGGGGAGGTCGAGCGGCTGCTGGCCACGCACCACCGGCTCACCGGCCCGCGCCGCGAGCCCGATCGGCTCCCCGGCGACCAGCACGTGGTCAGCGCCCGCCACACCGCGCGGCAGAGCACGTACGTGGTCCGCACCGACGGCCCGATCCACGACCCCGCCTGGACGGTCACCCCGCTCGCCCTGGAGGACCTCGTCCTCGCCTACATGGACAAGCGCACCGAGGACCGGCGGGTCGCCCTGGAGGTGCGGCGATGA
- a CDS encoding alpha/beta hydrolase family protein translates to MRRILAAAAGLVVLAASACSPPAPPRAEAAPATPAGPATLPAPTGPHPVGTTALYLKDTSRPDPWNLDAEARELKVTLWYPAARRGGQRAPYMTPKESELMLRHLGVAGVPDDMLSRTRTNAVKDASPAGRNLPLVVLSPGFTKPVSTLTSLAEDLASRGYVVAGIDHTYENHATTLPGGRVAECLACDSDTDPGFGTGVVAGRAADVSFVLDELPARWEGAALIDRSRIAMAGQSIGGASAVATMVKDPRVRAGVDLDGTTYARIPKGGFSRPVLFIGSPQHVPGGRDTSWERDWKLLTGWKRWLVLSGAEHQSFTDGPLLAGALGIRPAPGVLSAARAAELTRTYVAAFLDEHLKSERRALLDKPSSRYPEVTFCPAAC, encoded by the coding sequence ATGAGACGGATCCTGGCAGCCGCCGCGGGACTGGTCGTCCTGGCCGCGTCCGCCTGCTCCCCGCCGGCGCCGCCCCGGGCCGAGGCCGCGCCGGCCACGCCGGCCGGCCCCGCCACCCTGCCCGCCCCCACCGGCCCCCATCCGGTCGGCACGACCGCCCTGTACCTGAAGGACACCTCCCGCCCCGACCCCTGGAACCTCGACGCCGAGGCCAGGGAGCTCAAGGTCACCCTGTGGTACCCGGCCGCGCGGCGCGGCGGGCAGCGGGCGCCGTACATGACGCCGAAGGAGTCGGAGCTCATGCTGCGGCACCTGGGGGTCGCGGGCGTGCCGGACGACATGCTCAGCAGGACGCGCACCAACGCGGTCAAGGACGCCTCGCCCGCGGGCCGCAACCTGCCGCTGGTGGTGCTCTCGCCGGGCTTCACCAAGCCGGTGAGCACGCTGACCTCCCTGGCCGAGGACCTGGCCAGCCGGGGGTACGTGGTGGCCGGGATCGACCACACCTACGAGAACCACGCCACGACCCTCCCCGGCGGGCGGGTCGCCGAATGCCTCGCCTGCGACAGCGACACCGACCCGGGCTTCGGCACGGGGGTGGTCGCGGGACGGGCGGCCGACGTCTCCTTCGTGCTCGACGAGCTGCCGGCGCGATGGGAGGGCGCCGCCCTGATCGACCGCTCCAGGATCGCGATGGCGGGCCAGTCGATCGGCGGGGCGAGCGCCGTCGCGACCATGGTGAAGGACCCCCGCGTGCGCGCCGGCGTCGACCTGGACGGCACCACCTACGCCCGCATCCCCAAGGGCGGGTTCTCCCGGCCGGTCCTGTTCATCGGCTCGCCCCAGCACGTCCCCGGCGGTCGCGACACCTCGTGGGAACGCGACTGGAAGCTGCTGACCGGGTGGAAACGCTGGCTGGTGCTGTCGGGCGCGGAGCACCAGTCCTTCACCGACGGGCCGCTGCTGGCAGGGGCGCTCGGGATCAGGCCCGCCCCCGGGGTTCTGTCCGCGGCGCGCGCCGCCGAGCTCACCCGGACCTACGTGGCCGCCTTCCTGGACGAGCACCTGAAGTCCGAGCGGCGGGCCCTCCTGGACAAGCCGTCCTCCCGCTACCCCGAGGTCACGTTCTGCCCCGCGGCCTGCTGA
- a CDS encoding ABC transporter permease subunit encodes MIWLTWRQFRGSAGMTAALLVVLAVVLALTGPGLASDYAAGIAACTQDDSCDRFYDRFFGGHETSFMALTLVVLLLPALVGLFWGAPLVARELEAGTHLMVWNQGITRGRWLAVKLGLMGVAAVAVAGLCGLMVTWWSGPLDRSASENLALMAPLVFGARGITPMGYAAFTFVLGVTVGMLVRRTLPAMALTLAVFAAFQLAMPLLVRPHLMPPVTAAFELGQTNVDGIGVNRDRGGYVEIRLKSAVPGHAGAWVLSADLVDAAGRTVGAGGEGAVQISTTSGPCAPSAGGGDGCIAEINRLGYRQQATYQPLERFWPFQWMETGIYALLTLGLSWLCFWWIRRRLS; translated from the coding sequence ATGATCTGGCTGACCTGGCGCCAGTTCCGCGGCTCGGCCGGCATGACGGCCGCCCTGCTCGTCGTCCTCGCCGTCGTCCTGGCCCTGACCGGCCCCGGCCTGGCCTCCGACTACGCCGCCGGGATCGCGGCCTGCACCCAGGACGACTCCTGCGACCGCTTCTACGACCGCTTCTTCGGCGGCCACGAGACCTCCTTCATGGCCCTGACCCTCGTCGTGCTGCTCCTGCCCGCCCTCGTTGGGCTGTTCTGGGGAGCGCCGCTGGTCGCCCGCGAGCTGGAGGCGGGCACGCACCTGATGGTGTGGAACCAGGGCATCACCCGGGGCCGCTGGCTGGCGGTCAAGCTCGGGCTCATGGGCGTGGCCGCCGTGGCCGTCGCCGGGTTGTGCGGCCTCATGGTGACCTGGTGGTCCGGCCCGCTGGACAGGTCAGCCTCCGAGAACCTGGCCCTGATGGCTCCCCTGGTGTTCGGGGCGCGCGGCATCACCCCGATGGGGTACGCGGCCTTCACCTTCGTCCTCGGCGTGACCGTGGGCATGCTGGTGCGCCGCACGCTGCCCGCCATGGCCCTCACGCTGGCCGTCTTCGCCGCGTTCCAGCTCGCCATGCCGCTGCTGGTCCGGCCCCACCTGATGCCCCCGGTCACCGCGGCCTTCGAGCTCGGCCAGACGAACGTGGACGGCATCGGCGTCAACCGGGACCGGGGCGGATACGTGGAGATCCGCCTGAAGTCGGCCGTCCCCGGTCACGCGGGCGCCTGGGTCCTGTCCGCCGACCTGGTCGACGCGGCCGGACGCACGGTCGGCGCCGGCGGCGAAGGCGCCGTCCAGATCTCCACCACGTCGGGCCCCTGCGCGCCGTCGGCGGGCGGAGGGGACGGCTGCATCGCCGAAATCAACCGGCTCGGCTACCGGCAGCAGGCCACCTACCAGCCCCTGGAGCGGTTCTGGCCCTTCCAGTGGATGGAGACCGGGATCTACGCCCTGCTCACCCTCGGCCTGTCGTGGCTCTGCTTCTGGTGGATCCGCAGGCGCCTGTCATGA